In the Acropora muricata isolate sample 2 chromosome 10, ASM3666990v1, whole genome shotgun sequence genome, one interval contains:
- the LOC136887935 gene encoding LIM/homeobox protein Lhx9-like isoform X1: MDITIQYLNKGNISGGVPNLKHTAATKARYLVDGCKESSTTNSQVGKKTFLTIAAVEIVFLKHVVFLDKELMFQDNFQGMPAAGQFTLDAEKSSFCAGCGARIIDRYYLMAVDREWHVECLKCSECSLRLDNELTCFTKDGEILCREDYFKRFSVKKCASCNQGISSKELVMRAREHVYHISCFACDRCKRILATGEYFGMRGMQIYCKADYEVVLREEAQTLKTALGSSSTKGRPRKRKISVPLEGVSALTVGFALSDAEAHFGPHNGDNKPKRMRTSFKNHQLRAMKAYFAMNHNPDAKDLKQLSQKTGLSKRVLQVWFQNARAKYRRTVCNPQAQELSPETHDQASPVSAILEAGIV; this comes from the exons ATGGATATTACCATacaatatttaaataaaggCAATATTTCAGGAGGGGTTCCGAACTTAAAACACACAGCTGCAACAAAAGCGAGATATTTGGTGGACGGGTGCAAAGAATCTTCCACCACAAACAGCCAAGTTGGAAAGAAAACATTCCTAACTATAGCTGCTGTGGAAATTGTTTTTCTAAAACACGTTGTTTTTTTAGACAAGGAGCTGATGTTTCAAGATAATTTCCAG GGTATGCCGGCGGCAGGACAGTTTACCCTCGATGCGGAAAAATCATCGTTCTGCGCTGGGTGCGGGGCTCGAATCATTGATCGCTATTATCTGATGGCTGTTGACAGAGAATGGCACGTGGAGTGCTTGAAATGCAGCGAATGCAGTTTGCGACTGGACAACGAGTTGACATGTTTTACAAAAGATGGAGAAATATTGTGTAGAGAAGACTACTTCAA ACGCTTCTCTGTAAAGAAATGTGCTAGCTGCAATCAGGGAATCTCAAGCAAGGAGCTGGTGATGCGCGCCCGCGAGCACGTTTACCATATCAGTTGTTTCGCCTGTGATCGCTGCAAGCGGATTTTAGCCACTGGGGAATACTTTGGTATGCGTGGAATGCAAATTTACTGCAAAGCTGACTACGAGGTTGTACTTCGAGAAGAAGCTCAAACCTTGAAAACGGCGCTGGGTTCATCTTCCACGAAAGGGCGaccaagaaaaaggaaaatttcagtcCCTCTGGAAGGTGTTTCGGCTCTAACAG TTGGTTTTGCCCTTTCTGACGCCGAAGCCCACTTTGGACCACACAATGGGGATAACAAACCTAAACGCATGCGTACATCGTTCAAGAATCACCAACTGCGAGCAATGAAAGCCTACTTTGCAATGAACCACAACCCTGACGCTAAAGATTTGAAACAACTTTCACAAAAAACCGGTCTCTCTAAACGAGTTTTACAGGTTTGGTTTCAAAACGCTCGTGCTAAGTATCGCAGGACAGTGTGTAATCCGCAGGCTCAAGAATTGTCGCCTGAAACTCACGATCAGGCCTCCCCTGTCAGTGCTATTTTAGAAGCAGGAATTGTTTGA
- the LOC136887933 gene encoding FAD-linked oxidoreductase DDB_G0289697-like, with protein sequence MVTDFSPLKAILSGSIILQTENAEKYQEKIDGSWNATIRTSKPCAFVKVASVSDVVSTVKFCVKNELEICVCAAMNSEFAYVDDAVVIDLSDINSVTVDVQSKVAVVGAGAKVGDVDAKTVPQGLVTPLGSYSGLGVAGFTLLGGTGFLTRAFGCTADNVLEFEIVTATGEVLRASEKENDELFWGMKGYGSNFGVVTSITFKLHEIPGNILGGELYYSISEGASAYKAIRDFVRQKADKRISVYMMLHFNDTGPQVICRFLFLGSPRDGEAILSELTEKTKPLENEVKPIPFDQFQKKADWMVPRGRTYYTPLGNFLKELTDDGIDIIFDAVSKAPKPSVMADSNIYITSLGGKLQETTDEENPFPFKKAEFWVGCVVAVQDRNVYEELKSWADTTDQKLSKYGILPQGPEADKVQTRLKKLKQRYDPENVFHQNVNVNPKEE encoded by the exons ATGGTGACTGATTTTTCGCCGTTAAAGGCTATTCTCTCCGGGAGCATCATTCTTCAGACCGAAAATGCTGAGAAATATCAGGAAAAGATCGATGGCTCGTGGAACGCAACGATTCGAACCTCCAAACCTTGCGCGTTTGTGAAGGTAGCCTCGGTCAGCGATGTTGTCAGCACCGTTAAGTTTTGCGTGAAGAACGAG CTAGAGATCTGTGTATGTGCAGCTATGAACAGCGAGTTTGCATATGTGGATGATGCTGTGGTGATTGACTTGTCAGATATTAATTCCGTCACTGTGGATGTTCAAAGCAAG GTTGCTGTTGTGGGTGCGGGTGCCAAAGTTGGAGACGTTGATGCCAAAACAGTACCTCAAGGCCTGGTGACCCCTCTTGGCAGTTACTCAGGGCTGGGCGTGGCTGGGTTCACATTGTTAGGAGGAACAGGTTTTCTGACCAGGGCCTTTGGCTGCACAGCTGACAACGTTTTGGAGTTTG AGATAGTTACTGCTACAGGGGAAGTTTTAAGAGCCAGTGAGAAAGAAAATGATGAACTCTTTTGGGGTATGAAAGGATATGGATCAAATTTTGG TGTGGTAACTTCCATCACATTTAAGCTTCATGAGATTCCTGGAAACATCCTGGGAGGAGAGCTTTATTACTCCATTTCTGAAGGTGCATCAGCCTACAAAGCCATCAGGGATTTTGTTCGCCAGAAGGCGGACAAAAGGATTTCAGTTTACATGATGTTGCATTTCAACGACACTGG GCCGCAAGTTATATGTCGTTTTCTGTTTCTTGGGAGCCCAAGAGATGGAGAGGCCATATTGTCGGAGCTaacagagaaaacaaaaccacTGGAGAACGAAGTCAAACCAATACCATTCGATCAGTTTCAGAAAAAGGCTGACTGGATGGTTCCCAGAGGGCGGACATACTACACACCGTTAGGGAATTTTTTGAAAG AGCTCACAGATGACGGTATCGACATCATATTTGATGCGGTTTCGAAAGCCCCCAAGCCAAGCGTCATGGCGGATAGCAACATCTACATCACAAGCCTCGGGGGGAAACTACAAGAAACGACGGATGAAGAAAACCCTTTCCCTTTCAAAAAGGCCGA ATTCTGGGTGGGCTGTGTGGTTGCAGTCCAAGACAGAAATGTATATGAAGAACTTAAATCCTGGGCTGACACAACTGATCAGAAACTGTCCAAATATGGAATCCTCCCACAAGGCCCCGAGGCAGACAAAGTGCAGACCAGGTTGAAAAAGTTGAAGCAAAGATATGAtccagaaaacgttttccatcAAAACGTGAATGTTAATCCTAAAGAGGAATAA